The genomic region CCGCTACTgacgtcaccaccaccaataccaTCATCGATGCCGCCAGCACCGCCATGTTGTTCAatagcaccaccaccgctatCGACGCAGTTTCCAATACACGTGCCTAATCTGGATGATTATGTGGGAAAGTTTGATGGTGAAAATGGAGTTGGAGTGGAACTATGGTTCCAGGAATTCGACCATGCATGTAGCATTTTTCCTATGAATGCAGAAATGAAGTTTTTCTGTGTGCGCCGCCTGCTTACTGACACTGCAGCCCTTTTTGCCAAGACCTCAGGCGCACGTTCTTACGCTGATTTGAAAGACAAACTGTTGAAaacttttaccaagaagcCTTCGGTAGaagaagtatttaaaaaattaagagCTAGACGCCTGTTACAGCGCGAGAGTATCACTCGATACGTGTTGGAGATGGAGCAAATTGCGGGCACCGTGATTCCGGAAGAGGAGCTAATCAACATCATAATAGACGGAATCGGTGACCCAATTAACACATCAGCAATACGTTTCGCTGCTGAATCGCTGGAGCACCTCAAAGTTTTGTTGCGGAAATACGAGTCGATTCGTGCAACTCGCGGCACTACCTCTACACCATCGTTCCTCTGCAGCAAACCTGCTGCTGTGCCTCTTCGTCCAGATGGGAAGAATAACAAAGACGAGCCACCCCGTTGTTTCAATTGCTCTCAATACGGTCATTATCAGAGCAATTGTCCGATGCCGCACCGTCCAAAAGGGTCGTGTTTCAAATGCCATCAAATGGGTCATACGCACCGGGAGTGCAAGAACCCGAAAGCCGTAACGTCAGCTGCAGTTTACCATCCGCAAGTTGCAGAATTCAGCGAAGAAATAGCGGACCAAGTGCTGCTCAACGAACTCGAACTGGTATGTGTTAGTTTTAATGCGAAAAGTTACTGGAGCAAACGAATTCATGTAAATTCACTTCTTGATACAGGTAGTCCTGTAAGTTTTGTATCTGCTAGTATAGTGCCCTGTAATATTTCCAATCCACCCATCCCTTCAGTATTTCGAGGATTAGGCAATTCCGTGCTTCCTACTTGTGGTCAAGTGGAATGCAAGATCCAACTTCGTAATTATAACGTTAAACATTCACTTATAATCCTACCTGACAAAAGTATGCCTTGGCCCCTTATTATAGGTCGGGATCTTTTAAGGAAATTAAGAATATTTCTTACGCATTACGCAAGTTCATCGCCCTTACAACCATCTAGAATATTAGAAGGTTACTTAGAGTCTGTTAAACTACCTAAGCCCTGTGAGTCTCCAAAAATGGCACCCATTACGAATCCTTTTAGCCACATTTGTGCGGCCGACTTATTTGACAGCCCTATTGTGTTAGATATAGGAAAGGAACTTACCTCTATGGAATATTCTGCCATTTTGACTgctttttatgaaaattacaATAATTATCCCAGCGAGAACATAGTACAACCTGATTATAGTATGAAGATCAATCTTATTCACGACACACCCATTTATACAAAGCCTCGCAGACTTTCCTATGGGGAAAGGAATCAAGTGCGGGAGATAGTTAATAGATTACTAAATGAAAAGATTATAAGACCAAGTAACTCCCCATATGCTTCCCCTTTGGTACTAGTTCGGAAGAAAAATGGAGAAGTACGTATGTGCATCGATTACAGGCCCTTAAACAAAGTTACTGTGAGGGACAACTTTCCACTACCTTTAATTGAATCATGTCTCGAGCATCTCAGCGGTAAACGTATTTTTAGTTTGCTAGACCTAAAAAGCGGATTCCATCAGATTAAGATGGACCCGAGTTCGGTTAAGTACACATCCTTCGTAACGCCTGATGGGCAATACGAATATTTAAAGATGCCTTTCGGACTTAAAAATGCCCCGGCGGATTTCCAAAGATTCATAAACTCAATTTTACGCGAATTTATCGAGGCTGATAAACTGGTCGTTTATTTAGATGACATCATAATTGCCTCCAACGATTTCCACTCTCACTTTGAGACGTTAAGTGATGTTCTGAAAAAGCTTAAGCAGAATGGTTTAGAGCTTAGAATAGACAAATGCAAACTTGCTCACACGCGGCTAGAGTATCTTGGCTATGATGCCAGTGCCTCCGGTATTCGACCTAGTGAAAAACACCTTGCATCCATTGTCAATTATCCTATGCCCACTAACGTTAAACAATTGAGAAGATGCTTGGGCCTCTTTTCTTACTTTCGCAGATTTGTACCatcattttcgcatatcgccAAACCTCTTACTGGTCTTCTTCAGAAAGATGTTCCATTCGTGTTTAATACTCCTTGTGTTGAGGCATTCCATACCCTTCGCCAAAAGCTAGTTGAGTCTCCTGTGTTGGCTATATTCAATCCGAAGTATGAGACAGAATTGCATTGCGATGCAAGTTCATTCGGTTTCGGTGCAGTACTTTTGCAAAAACAAAGTGACGGAAAACTACACCCTGTAGCATATTTCTCTAAGACTACTTCCAAAGAAGAGTCGAAACTTCATAGTTATGAATTGGAGACTCTCTCTGTTATTTATGCGCTAAAGCGTTTCCATACATATGTTCATGGTTTACCTCTTAAAATAATCACGGATTGCAATTCCCTTGTTCAGACGCTCAAAAATCGTAACGCTTCCGCTAAAATCGCACGGTGGTCTCTCTTTCTGGAGAACTACGATTACAGCATACAACATCGCTCAGGCTCTTCTATGGCTCATGTAGATGCTTTGAGTCGAACTGTGGCTATTGGAGCTATCAGTGAGCTCGATATTGATTTCCAATTGCGAATAGCTCAAACTCGGGACCCTACTATTGAAGATTTGAAGTGCAAACTAGAACAGCAAGATATACCGGGGTTTGTGTTGCAAGATGGTTTTGTGTATCACCAGTCAGCCTCAAAAGGGATTCAATTTTATGTTCCTCAGGAAATGGTGGACAACATCATCCGTCACACCCACGAGAAAATAGGTCATTTATCGGTTGACAAAACATGCTCCAAAATTGACTCTCATTATTGGTTCCCATCCATGAAAAGAAaagttgaaaattttattaagaACTGTTTAAAGTGTATCATATATTCTGCCCCAACAAAAACTAATTATCAGAACCTCCATAGTATACCGAAGGTTGCTTTACCTTTTGACACGCTCCACATAGATCATCTTGGACCCTTGCCACTCACCAAATCtaaaaagaaatatattttagTTGTCATTGATGCATTCACAAAGCTCACGAAACTCTACGCGACTCGTTCTACGGGTAGTCAAGAGGCATGCAACGCACTAAAACAGTACTTTTCTTATTATAGCCGACCCAAAAGGATTATTAGTGACCGTGGCACCTGTTTTACATCGAACTATTTTAAGAACTTCTTAGAATCACAGCAAATAGAGCACATCCTGAATGCTACTGCGTCACCACAGGCCAACGGGCAGGTTGAAAGGGTCAACCGGGTGATTCGACCCATATTAAGCAAACTCTCCGATTCTCACGAACACGATGATTGGAATCTACATTTAATAGACGCCGAATGTGCTTTAAACAATACTGTCCATTCCAGTACAAAATTCCCCCCCTCTATACTTTTGTTTGGCATTCAACAACGTGGACATCTTGTTGATGAACTAGAAGAATTTTTGGATGATCGCCGCGGAGTTGAGCGCCAAGACTTAAATGATATTCGTACAGAAGCTTCAAATAACATTACCAAGTCTCAGCGATTGAATGAAGAATATTTTCGGAAAATCCATAAACCTGCCGTTACATATAAAGTTGGCGACTATGTAGTAATACGTAATATTGACAACAGTACTGCCCATAACAAGAAACTGATCCCTAAATATAAGGGCCCGTATGTAGTACATAAGGTTTTATCTAACGATCGCTATGTCATTAGGGACATCGAAGGCTGTCAAGTAACTCAATTGCCTTATGATGGCGTAATAGAACCAAATAAGCTTAAGAAATGGAGTGAACCTTGCGAATGCGATAAAGAAAACTGAGGAAGTTGTCTATGAATTAAAATTGAGGACAATTTAAGTGTCAGGATAGCCGAGCTGTAGGCTTCTATAATTTAAGAACCTTATTTTGTAACAACCTTGTACACATTTCGAAATGTCagaaacgtcaaaataaaaaatagaggaAACGTCATCGCGGTGGAACATTCGGAAACCACCTGCCGAACGGACAAGACCGTTGTTTgagtcggacttctgccttcggtcctTTTATTCATCTTccgaaatatatttatttgcgttttaccGTTGCTTACACTGGGAACActtatatgtttgttaggtGGAAAACGGGCTTGTTGAGAGGGTTAGGTGGACTttagcgggttttgtttgctctttatcaaacaactatttttattttgctaatttgTTAAGTAAGGGGTTTGGATATGGATTTATGGGGAAAAACAATGTTGAAAGAATTGGCGGTAGTTTGAggatttaatagatttttggttaaatttgttcagattggcatttggctaccttttttttttttttttttttttgtttacggggagggaacctt from Anopheles stephensi strain Indian unplaced genomic scaffold, UCI_ANSTEP_V1.0 ucontig157, whole genome shotgun sequence harbors:
- the LOC118515481 gene encoding uncharacterized protein LOC118515481 — encoded protein: MPSKDEMLCALENANVLVPSTATIAQIRQLFQQTFHMSDALAELNESVANIDLAIKQSDDEANTHKMTDTDAPETEIAALEKELQVLELRRKIAILKSSSTASAPLLTSPPPIPSSMPPAPPCCSIAPPPLSTQFPIHVPNLDDYVGKFDGENGVGVELWFQEFDHACSIFPMNAEMKFFCVRRLLTDTAALFAKTSGARSYADLKDKLLKTFTKKPSVEEVFKKLRARRLLQRESITRYVLEMEQIAGTVIPEEELINIIIDGIGDPINTSAIRFAAESLEHLKVLLRKYESIRATRGTTSTPSFLCSKPAAVPLRPDGKNNKDEPPRCFNCSQYGHYQSNCPMPHRPKGSCFKCHQMGHTHRECKNPKAVTSAAVYHPQVAEFSEEIADQVLLNELELPTQKDY